AGGGGAATGGATGCGTTCCCTGACATTGCTTGAAGAAAACAACCTCTTGTAATTAGCCTCCACCTGTGAACTGCCTGACCGCATTCAGATCACGTGCTTCAGCTTCCTCTTCCATTTGTTCCAGATATTCTTTGACATCCCGGGATGTAGCCTCTTTTTCGTGTTCTTCAGGAGCCTCTTCAGTTGTAAGTACCAGGGTCTCAGGTTTGTAATAGAGTTTCGTAGTATCA
The window above is part of the Methanohalophilus levihalophilus genome. Proteins encoded here:
- a CDS encoding DUF2098 domain-containing protein, encoding MEEKPDVRDANDEPIELGAKLKYIKTGTLGKASEIIEDDEGIWVLLDTTKLYYKPETLVLTTEEAPEEHEKEATSRDVKEYLEQMEEEAEARDLNAVRQFTGGG